The Culex pipiens pallens isolate TS chromosome 2, TS_CPP_V2, whole genome shotgun sequence DNA window CGTTGCGATCGTGCTGGACAACGATGAGGGTGGCGCCACATCCACGGAGACCAAGACGTTTCATGGCCACCGCGTGATTCTGGCCACCATGTCAGACTACTTCCGATCGATGCTGTACGGATCGTTCGTGGAAGCGACCAAGAAGGAGATCCGCCTGCCGGGAGTTCCGTACTCTGCCTTTGTTAAAGTTATGCAGTTCGTGTATTATGGCTGGACTCGAATGGAAGGCGGAACTCTGGACGAGGCTGTGGAGCATTACACGCTGGTCCGGATGTTGCTGCTGGATTCAAAGATGAACTCTTCCTTCGAGCAGATGATGCTCAGACAAATCAATACGGTTGAGGCGTGGAAGAAAGACCTTGTGACGATCTTTGCCTTGGCATTCGAATGGGACATGCCCTCGCTGAAGAAGGCATGCATCTCAAAGATCAGCGAAACCGCGAACGAGTTCCTTGAAAACAGCTCGTTTCTTAAACTGCCTCTGGGAGCTGTCCAAATGATGTTGGACACTTCCCCCATCTACTGTACCCGTGCTGAGCTTAGACAAACGATCCAGGCCTGGATTGATCACCATAACGGAGAAATCGCCGCGGGCACTGCAGacgaattgattcaaaaagtttCTAAACTTAAGAAGTTCTGCTACAACTTCAAGCACTTTTCACTCTACCCGAAGAAAGACCAAGACAAACCTGAGGAACCGGAGCAGCCGCTTGCGGAATGCTCAAAGCCCATGGAAGCTCTCCAAGCGTATTCGTACAAATCTAaaatgaaaattctcaaatgCTTCACGTTGAAAGGGATCAAGATTTGCCTGAAAGCGAACCCGCAATTGGGACCGCAGCACGGACGGATCAAATCGGAACTCGAGTTGTGTCTCAACATAAGTTCCACCATAAGCCCTGTTTTCTCCGAATACAAGTATTCCAACTCCAAACAGCGCAACCTAACCGTTCGCTACGACCTGACCCAACAGGAGCAGCAATCAGTGACGATCTTTGTCCCGGAAATAAAATGCTGCAAAGATGCTCAAGTGATTTTCAGCTTTAGTTGGCAAGGTTCCGGGGTGCAACCACTGTTGCACAAATACGGTCCTGCAAGaagcaacaaaaagctcaaggCGGATTCCTCGTACGTGACTCACATCATCTACCGGAACGAGGACGAGTACGACTCGGATGGCCGCTGCCAGTCGTGCCCCGGATTGTACGAGAGCGACCAATACTCATCGTCGAGCTTTTTCGAAAGCAGTGACGAAGAAATGGAGCCTGATCGGTCTTCCGAGAACGCCAGTAATGAAGATTAGGCATTTGCTTATTCTGTGGACGGGCACAAATGTGTGAATAAAGATTgttttaaacatgtttaatgCTTCTGCTGATCATATTCTTTTTCCTAGAATAAAACCTAAAATTGACATGAAAATCCCGATTTTATCGTTttgagcgagtccacgagcaaagcatacccatctctcatcgacctcaccaatgtGCCTGAAATTTCCAGGGATTGTTTGTACATATCAAACTAGCatctgaccaaaatatgagcactctaggtcaacggggaGTGGGGCAAaccgggacacaaagtttgaaggttaaaaaacttcaaaaatattaaagggctgtaacttgggcaaaccataactaaatttcaaaatgcatctgaaagggctttaaaaatccaacaaaatacGGGGAGAAGCAACtgctcaattttcaaactcaaataaaaaagtgttgatATCAACTCGATTCAACCTGGAGCTTGCAGgcgacatctgggactaccatctgagactgataaCGCTTTAGGTAAAGTTAAACTACTATACATACaatagacactttttctttaagtgaattttttggttgtatatTTTTGCTCTGGGCCCctaagatcaaattttccggtgataatattatcatattcgtgttcctgagacaatttcactataaaaacatgcacaaaaatgtttatttccatCC harbors:
- the LOC120414699 gene encoding uncharacterized protein LOC120414699, whose translation is MALIGGGFTPNKLFDNPELSDVAIVLDNDEGGATSTETKTFHGHRVILATMSDYFRSMLYGSFVEATKKEIRLPGVPYSAFVKVMQFVYYGWTRMEGGTLDEAVEHYTLVRMLLLDSKMNSSFEQMMLRQINTVEAWKKDLVTIFALAFEWDMPSLKKACISKISETANEFLENSSFLKLPLGAVQMMLDTSPIYCTRAELRQTIQAWIDHHNGEIAAGTADELIQKVSKLKKFCYNFKHFSLYPKKDQDKPEEPEQPLAECSKPMEALQAYSYKSKMKILKCFTLKGIKICLKANPQLGPQHGRIKSELELCLNISSTISPVFSEYKYSNSKQRNLTVRYDLTQQEQQSVTIFVPEIKCCKDAQVIFSFSWQGSGVQPLLHKYGPARSNKKLKADSSYVTHIIYRNEDEYDSDGRCQSCPGLYESDQYSSSSFFESSDEEMEPDRSSENASNED